In one window of Gemmatimonadota bacterium DNA:
- a CDS encoding glycosyltransferase family 1 protein, whose protein sequence is MRIALFSEVYWPMVSGVGVTLDRLVQALEARGHAVRVYTGSYPVPDGVPDRPEVHRSPSVPLFLYPDVQWAFPRPRELVADLALFRPDVVHVATEFAMGLAGVKAAAQLGLPILASAHTDYHKYATRYGVPWVLSVGWIYLRWFYRHAERVLVPSRVYERFLNSRGVTHTGLWTRGVDPAHFHPRFRSEAWRARFGVGPDDLLVTYIGRLAKEKDLLRLVAAWQALRASRGNAQLVLVGRGPLEEELRQAQIPGLHVAGLLEGRALSEAYASADLFAFPSATETFGNSLLEAMASGLPSLAVRAGGVMEFAEHGVNAWLAPPGDTGALTQALGRLLAAPALRARLSAGAQATAAARGWDAIYDGLFAEYAQVAAGRREVRAA, encoded by the coding sequence ATGCGGATTGCGCTCTTCTCCGAGGTCTACTGGCCCATGGTGAGCGGGGTCGGGGTGACCCTCGACCGGCTGGTCCAGGCGCTGGAGGCGCGGGGGCACGCGGTCCGGGTCTATACCGGGAGCTACCCGGTGCCCGACGGGGTGCCGGACCGCCCCGAGGTGCACCGCTCCCCGAGCGTGCCGCTCTTCCTCTATCCTGATGTGCAGTGGGCCTTCCCGCGGCCGCGGGAGCTCGTCGCCGACCTGGCGCTGTTCCGCCCGGACGTGGTGCACGTGGCCACCGAGTTCGCCATGGGGCTCGCGGGGGTGAAGGCGGCCGCGCAGCTGGGGTTGCCCATCCTCGCCTCCGCCCACACCGACTACCACAAGTACGCCACCCGCTACGGGGTGCCCTGGGTGCTCAGCGTGGGCTGGATCTACCTGCGCTGGTTCTACCGCCACGCGGAGCGGGTGCTGGTGCCCTCGAGGGTATACGAGCGGTTCCTCAACTCGCGGGGCGTGACCCACACCGGGCTGTGGACCCGCGGGGTGGACCCGGCGCACTTCCACCCGCGGTTCCGCTCCGAGGCGTGGCGGGCGCGGTTCGGCGTGGGCCCCGACGACCTGCTGGTCACCTACATCGGCCGCCTGGCAAAGGAAAAGGACCTGCTGCGGCTGGTCGCCGCCTGGCAGGCGCTGCGGGCGTCACGGGGCAACGCCCAGCTGGTGCTGGTGGGGCGGGGGCCGCTGGAGGAGGAGCTGCGGCAGGCGCAGATCCCCGGGCTCCACGTGGCGGGACTGCTGGAGGGGCGGGCGCTCTCGGAGGCCTACGCCAGCGCGGACCTCTTCGCCTTCCCCTCCGCCACCGAGACCTTCGGCAACTCGCTCCTCGAGGCCATGGCGTCGGGGCTGCCCTCGCTCGCGGTGCGGGCCGGCGGGGTCATGGAGTTCGCCGAGCACGGCGTCAACGCCTGGCTGGCGCCGCCCGGCGATACCGGGGCGCTGACCCAGGCGCTCGGCCGCCTGCTCGCCGCCCCGGCGCTGCGGGCGCGGCTCTCCGCCGGGGCGCAGGCCACCGCGGCCGCGCGGGGGTGGGACGCGATCTACGATGGGCTGTTCGCGGAGTATGCGCAGGTGGCCGCCGGCCGGCGGGAGGTCCGCGCGGCCTGA